A part of Heliangelus exortis chromosome 3, bHelExo1.hap1, whole genome shotgun sequence genomic DNA contains:
- the LOC139795406 gene encoding interferon-induced very large GTPase 1-like, with the protein MSVQEDVPGDDEKALLAMKLLAEAFEEEGLDADHWLPKVSQMLGVKSREALKHLGYEDYLKLECEVRYPWESRALQKLLALRDRKASLEELQEQRLEMAKQRQEEAKRVLKELKEMHGSCSHSKEVLREKAEALWQAMEIPPKYWAPAEQSLGDVLESIQKQLEQKESSIARAEKISDTEVLSRASGGLALQGIYRTSSLTEVLAKREQLIRVPQGFKLAGPEQGSLLESKEFSSSAAEAAFTKSMEQLGFSISVSANAGFWGFRAEAGTDASTSSWAEETQQSCSEKSYVCSTKYQYIPLASCYFQKHQLHLSEPALRELRDLEHLLSVTEEADRPAMLRSRGGSFFSRFGSHVNQGPLHFGGIFWWKASAEGFRAERREEMKRQTSEALSCYVGGSYSGFVGSAGLDVELWRSGSQASAEGGERRSSSTGVQLYVTHTGGPADRDSPPEWKAGLVANNTTWCVIDRGFQLLPVWDIILLNHGTDFKSAHQVSSSLRAAYQALTGRCVGAVFGEELLGAVEEARALLEQVKAWEVTLDKKQLLALLEFKQSLSEKTKNQSVWIDVCLSDKGLQEFLLGTVRLCQDSPPPDPVCIKALLRSLLDPYIYSVKDFPGSSLLMQWIFHAEDSLPQTPEVSELGELTQTLLQMKQHIQEATYAPETSASAIHEAKIKATLTASQSVYSLLRSLQERAQKGIELLVLLVTSSTGYQVESGTFQNLLGYPEINFMATEMQTGQEEYQNLKDQDVYRAQAFLLLTGLTLTSREKELSPEQKNERLLFMDQHMESSWSSEIKTLLEKHRGLQDWEMLERDLNSFISGHVEKTREDLKRQSIIKDIEETFRAREPSGQPKAKSGAGDSKADEAVANQEFLRLLKRLGLEGAYPRKMGTEAFHVICSTSLGDGQPSGDHELPLFFLQKLLTVDYRVRYLTCKGERDPGRAPVPTPPERERRLSGDFEELFNDLEEEAPDSAGGESHVHPMDVQMAIFHCADDFMRQYVATKLAFCQFALPLLVPNPCTSQIEFPLWSLSQIKKSWKGAEMSAKGAQRKSYNNKLICQAETPVVSFARIGSSPSSSKSQILNALLSKQKHDTFFHRHCKSSTKDCLLMKGLVEISWYCPRGSDDDSFDRCVAFCNLRGDARDHEKQMHFLREISAVNVVFLSESSQSDQKGKKILQDLWQSQRPLVCLFTEKEKVAAGRSSQIVRIAVKNRNEAELTAELTKTIRDLLEGSSTVFSLDACTEKAREHGFSVDEDTEACVTAKEEAKALLELLKREKLAEIKSHLLPLQGKLWYSWCKKDKELTRLQEKRNRSIEHHRSQIEAQKLAIRRQQREKAFPLNPLMRSILGFLQSQPADTKKYFLQWMKVFTDDLSSDRLDQLKRQYHQLWSEILAMKKRGEKHNPKDPLVSQLDRLSDEINNSSIGLEHILREVGQIYEAVESMDAESKRCVVKLPEIAADLMLSGYPVELMDGDASYVPLRWVGAIFDKLIEKLGDKRAFVLSVLGIQSTGKSTLLNAMFGLQFNVSAGRCTRGAFMQLIRLEEKLQRALGFDYVLVVDTEGLRAIEMANKQSFHHDNELATFVIGIGNVTLINIFGENPSEMQDVLQIAVQAFLRMKQVNLSPSCLFVHQNVGEITAKEQNMEGRRRLQQKLDEMTVVAAQQEFCDVRSFSEVIRFDINTHVHYFAHLWEGNPPMAPPNPTYSQNVQELKSKILQAAEKESQGSILRLSGLKVRISDLWNALRNENFIFSFKNSLEIAAYNDLEAAFSHWTWQLRSHILDLQMKLNNKIQNGELQKVTLGDLEQLVQGKSDAIDKDVEKYFGEDKDREILIQWKSSTELKLKELKASLLSETKKKCENLIELRKSQCKLDERKSKYEDELLEKSRQLALQLKGQSLSEKELRDNFLSLWALWIAEVSSTASPLEKVDIDVEIEDVLLEHFKEPNFLARIREFPRHKVFAVDLERHIAVKKPSSLVEKGWRNFKKSVGYDDGLDAAEESKITSITENVIARVKANIDRKEKEKRDFSRSFVHEILNEVKVGVSSVPSTARYTFNKDYKIDLSLFLCSMAAGRFKDMHAAFKKANHPTVYLESKREDFFRCFQISCQGATSVTTFTVFLCEKIAPALRRAVYNKTALKIAEAMQDEVSDFKRNRRSLEVHILKYLAEQQNFSLFKEYILFPESFMKNYIQRRVQEYCFGGNQRLKQLLERSLSSYCDCLQTAVFTSTDIVRDRAGSADKISLWLDQFCSKLGEVLNLPRSELKAIEQQEVTDMEFLNNTMTRALDDLRNEIKKGFVSASLSSFENQPHTILAAHFSGCWEQCPFCGAVCTNTMRNHDGDHQVIYHRPEALMGGWWYQTENMVIDICSSLVASDCQFLLDGKGWIPYKKYRDAGFPYSSWNIPPDPSMQLYWKWFVSRFRTDLEQWHNKKFRGRGEIPLEWTRILKEEALRELEKH; encoded by the coding sequence ATGAGTGTGCAAGAGGACGTTCCAGGGGATGATGAAAAGGCCCTTCTTGCTATGAAGCTCCTGGCAGAAGCATTTGAGGAGGAAGGTCTGGATGCTGACCACTGGCTCCCCAAAGTGTCCCAGATGCTGGGAGTCAAGTCCAGAGAAGCCCTGAAACACCTGGGCTATGAAGACTACCTGAAGCTGGAGTGTGAAGTACGGTACCCCTGGGAAAGCAGGGCACTCCAAAAACTGCTGGCCCTGAGGGACAGAAAAGCATCtttggaggagctgcaggagcagcgCTTGGAGATGGCGAAGCAGAGACAGGAAGAGGCCAAGCGAGTCCTGAAGGAGCTGAAAGAAATGCACggcagctgcagccacagcaagGAAGTCCTCAGGGAGAAAGCAGAGGCTCTGTGGCAAGCCATGGAGATCCCCCCAAAATACTGGGCACCGGCAGAGCAGTCACTGGGGGACGTGCTGGAGAGCatccagaagcagctggagcagaaggagtCGTCCATAGCCAGGGCTGAGAAGATCTCGGACACGGAGGTGCTGAGCCGGGCCTCGGGGGGCCTGGCCCTGCAGGGCATCTACAGAACCAGCAGCCTCACGGAGGTGCTGGCAAAGAGAGAGCAGCTCATCAGGGTTCCCCAGGGCTTCAAGCTGGCTGGTCCAGAGCAAGGGTCgctgctggagagcaaggagttctcctcctctgcagcagaagcCGCTTTCACCAAGTCCATGGAGCAGCTGGGCTTCAGCATCAGCGTTTCTGCCAACGCTGGCTTCTGGGGCTTCAGGGCTGAGGCCGGTACAGATGCCAGCACGTCCTCGTGGGCAGAAGAGACCCAGCAGTCCTGCTCTGAGAAGAGCTACGTTTGCAGCACCAAGTACCAGTACATCCCCCTGGCCTCCTGCTACTTCCAGAAGCATCAGCTTCACCTCTCGGAGCCGGCCCTGCGGGAGCTGCGGGACCTCGAGCACCTCCTGAGCGTCACTGAGGAAGCAGACAGGCCCGCcatgctgaggagcaggggcGGCAGCTTCTTCAGCAGGTTTGGCTCCCACGTCAACCAGGGGCCCCTCCACTTCGGGGGGATATTCTGGTGGAAAGCTTCCGCGGAAGGGTTCCGAGCCGAGCGGCGGGAGGAGATGAAGCGACAGACGTCTGAAGCTCTCAGCTGCTACGTGGGGGGCAGCTACAGCGGCTTCGTCGGCAGCGCAGGGCTGGACGTGGAGCTCTGGAGATCCGGCTCGCAGGCGTCTgctgagggaggagagaggcGGAGCAGCTCCACGGGGGTTCAGCTCTACGTGACCCACACCGGAGGCCCGGCAGACAGGGATTCTCCTCCCGAGTGGAAAGCGGGGCTCGTGGCTAACAACACCACCTGGTGTGTCATCGACCGtggcttccagctgctcccgGTGTGGGACATCATCCTCCTCAACCACGGCACTGACTTCAAGTCTGCCCATCAAgtgagcagcagcctcagggcTGCCTACCAAGCGCTGACCGGTCGCTGCGTCGGCGCCGTCTTCGGGGAGGAACTGCTCGGCGCGGTGGAAGAggccagagctctgctggagcaggtgaAGGCCTGGGAGGTGACGCTGGATAAAAAGCAACTGCTCGCCCTGCTGGAATTCAAGCAGAGCCTGAGcgagaaaaccaaaaaccagagcGTCTGGATCGACGTCTGCCTGTCGGACAAAGGGCTGCAGGAGTTCCTGCTCGGCACCGTCCGGCTTTGCCAGGACTCACCTCCACCAGACCCCGTCTGTATCAAGGCCCTGCTGAGGTCCCTCCTGGACCCTTACATCTATTCCGTCAAGGACTTCCCCGGCTCCTCCTTGCTGATGCAATGGATCTTCCACGCTGAGGACAGCCTTCCCCAAACTCCTGAGGTCTCTGAGCTTGGGGAGCTGACCCAGACGCTGCTGCAAATGAAGCAGCACATCCAGGAAGCCACCTACGCGCCAGAAACCTCGGCATCCGCCATTCACGAAGCGAAGATCAAAGCCACCTTGACTGCCAGCCAATCGGTTTACTCCTTACTCCGGAGTCTCCAGGAAAGGGCACAGAAAGGCATAGAACTCTTGGTGCTCCTGGTTACGAGCAGCACGGGGTACCAGGTGGAGAGCGGCACTTTCCAGAACCTCCTGGGATACCCAGAAATTAACTTCATGGCAACGGAAATGCAAACGGGACAGGAGGAGTACCAGAACCTGAAGGACCAAGATGTTTACAGAGCCCAGGCCTTCCTGCTGCTGACGGGTCTGACCCTGACATCCCGAGAGAAAGAGCTGTCCCCGGAGCAGAAGAACGAGCGGCTCCTCTTCATGGACCAGCACATGGAAAGCTCCTGGTCCTCGGAGATCAAGACTCTCCTGGAAAAGCACCGCGGGCTCCAAGACTGGGAGATGCTGGAAAGGGACTTGAATTCCTTCATCAGCGGGCACGTGGAGAAGACACGTGAGGATCTGAAGAGACAAAGCATAATCAAGGACATAGAAGAGACTTTCCGAGCCAGGGAGCCTTCGGGTCAGCCCAAAGCCAAGTCGGGTGCCGGCGACTCCAAAGCCGACGAAGCCGTCGCAAACCAAGAGTTCCTCCGCTTGCTCAAGCGCCTGGGCCTAGAAGGCGCCTACCCGAGGAAAATGGGGACAGAAGCTTTCCACGTCATCTGCAGCACATCTTTAGGTGACGGCCAGCCCAGCGGGGACCACGAgctgccccttttcttcctgcagaagCTTTTGACCGTGGATTACCGGGTGAGGTACCTGACGTGCAAGGGCGAGCGCGACCCGGGACGCGCGCCCGTGCCGACCCCCCCCGAGCGGGAGCGCCGACTCTCGGGTGACTTCGAGGAGCTTTTCAACGACCTGGAGGAGGAAGCCCCCGACTCCGCCGGCGGGGAGAGCCACGTGCACCCCATGGACGTCCAGATGGCCATTTTCCATTGCGCGGATGACTTCATGAGACAGTACGTGGCGACGAAGCTCGCGTTCTGCCAGTTTGCTCTGCCCCTCCTGGTGCCGAACCCCTGCACGTCCCAGATCGAATTTCCCCTCTGGTCCCTCAGCCAGATTAAGAAGAGCTGGAAAGGGGCCGAGATGTCGGCAAAGGGGGCCCAAAGGAAGAGTTACAACAACAAACTCATTTGCCAGGCGGAGACGCCCGTCGTGTCCTTCGCACGCATCggcagctctcccagctcttcCAAGTCTCAGATCCTCAACGCCCTCCTGAGCAAACAGAAGCACGACACTTTTTTCCACCGACATTGCAAGAGCAGCACCAAAGACTGCTTGCTGATGAAAGGGCTGGTGGAGATCTCCTGGTACTGTCCCCGGGGCAGCGACGACGACAGCTTTGACCGCTGCGTCGCCTTCTGTAACCTGCGCGGAGACGCCAGGGATCACGAGAAGCAGATGCACTTTTTACGGGAGATCTCGGCGGTCAACGTGGTTTTCCTATCCGAGTCCAGCCAGAGCGaccagaaagggaagaaaattttaCAGGACCTGTGGCAGTCGCAGAGGCCTCTGGTTTGTCTTTTCACTGAGAAAGAGAAGGTTGCAGCTGGCAGATCCAGCCAAATCGTAAGGATCGCCGTCAAGAACAGGAACGAAGCGGAATTAACGGCCGAGCTGACAAAAACCATCAGGGATCTCCTGGAAGGCTCCAGCACCGTTTTCAGCCTCGACGCTTGCACGGAGAAGGCTCGCGAGCACGGCTTCTCGGTCGATGAAGACACGGAGGCTTGTGTGACAGCTAAAGAGGAGGCAAAGGcgctgctggagctgctcaagAGAGAGAAGTTGGCTGAGATCAAGTCCCACCTCCTGCCGCTCCAAGGCAAACTCTGGTACTCGTGGTGCAAAAAGGACAAAGAACTCACTCGGCTGCAGGAAAAGAGGAACAGGAGCATCGAGCACCACCGGAGCCAGATTGAAGCCCAGAAGCTGGCAATAAGAAGACAGCAACGAGAGAAAGCATTCCCCCTCAACCCCCTGATGAGATCCATCCTTGGCTTTCTCCAGTCCCAGCCAGCAGACACCAAGAAATACTTCCTGCAGTGGATGAAGGTCTTCACGGATGACCTGTCCTCCGATCGCCTTGACCAGCTGAAGAGACAGTATCACCAGCTCTGGTCTGAGATCCTGGCAATgaagaaaaggggggagaaacACAACCCGAAAGACCCCTTGGTGAGCCAGTTGGATCGGCTCTCGGATGAAATCAACAACTCCTCTATCGGCCTTGAGCACATTTTGAGAGAGGTAGGGCAGATCTATGAAGCCGTGGAATCCATGGACGCCGAGAGCAAACGTTGTGTTGTCAAACTCCCAGAAATTGCAGCTGATCTGATGCTCTCAGGGTACCCCGTGGAGCTGATGGACGGGGACGCTTCTTACGTGCCTCTGCGGTGGGTCGGAGCCATCTTTGACAAATTAATTGAGAAGCTGGGGGACAAACGAGCGTTCGTTCTTTCTGTGCTGGGCATCCAGAGCACGGGGAAGTCGACCCTGCTGAACGCCATGTTTGGGCTGCAGTTTAACGTCAGCGCGGGGAGGTGCACCCGGGGAGCCTTCATGCAGCTGATCAGGCTGGAGGAGAAACTGCAGCGGGCTCTGGGCTTTGACTACGTGCTGGTGGTCGACACGGAGGGACTTCGTGCCATCGAGATGGCCAACAAACAGTCCTTTCACCACGACAACGAGCTGGCCACCTTTGTCATCGGCATCGGCAACGTGACCCTGATCAACATCTTCGGAGAGAACCCTTCCGAAATGCAGGACGTCCTGCAGATTGCTGTGCAGGCTTTTCTGAGGATGAAGCAAGTCAACCTTTCCCCGAGCTGCCTCTTTGTGCACCAGAACGTGGGGGAAATCACTGCCAAGGAGCAGAACATGGAAGGACGAAGACGtctgcagcagaagctggaTGAAATGACTGTGGTAGCTGCCCAGCAGGAGTTCTGTGACGTCCGCAGCTTCAGCGAGGTCATCCGCTTTGATATCAACACCCACGTTCACTACTTCGCCCACCTGTGGGAAGGAAACCCCCCGATGGCACCACCCAACCCCACCTACAGCCAGAACGTCCAGGAATTAAAGAGCAAAATCCTCCAAGCTGCCGAGAAGGAGTCGCAGGGCAGCATCTTGAGGCTCTCCGGCTTGAAAGTCCGAATCAGCGACCTCTGGAACGCTTTGCGGAACGAAAACTTCATCTTCAGCTTCAAGAATTCCCTGGAGATCGCCGCATACAATGACCTGGAGGCCGCCTTCAGTCACTGGACCTGGCAGCTGAGGAGTCACATCTTGGACTTGCAAATGAAGCTGAACAATAAAATTCAGAATGGGGAGTTGCAGAAGGTCACCTTAGGCGACCTTGAACAACTGGTGCAGGGGAAAAGCGACGCCATCGACAAAGACGTGGAAAAGTATTTCGGTGAAGACAAGGACCGTGAGATCCTGATCCAGTGGAAAAGCAGCACGGAGCTGAAGCTGAAAGAGCTGAAAGcctctcttctttctgaaaCTAAAAAGAAGTGTGAGAATCTCATTGAGCTGAGGAAGAGCCAGTGTAAACTGGATGAAAGGAAGTCAAAATACGAAGACGAGCTCCTGGAAAAGAGCAGGCAGTTGGCTCTGCAGCTGAAAGGCCAGAGCCTGAGTGAAAAAGAGCTGAGAGACAACTTTCTTTCCCTCTGGGCACTCTGGATTGCTGAAGTCTCCTCTACTGCCTCCCCTCTGGAAAAGGTGGATATCGACGTGGAAATAGAAGATGTCCTTCTGGAGCACTTCAAGGAGCCCAACTTCCTCGCACGGATCCGGGAATTTCCCCGTCACAAAGTATTTGCCGTTGACTTGGAGAGACATATTGCTGTGAAAAAACCTAGCTCCTTGGTTGAGAAAGGTTGGAGGAACTTTAAAAAATCAGTGGGCTACGATGACGGCCTCGATGCTGCCGAGGAATCCAAAATCACCAGCATCACAGAGAACGTCATAGCGCGTGTGAAGGCAAACATTgacaggaaggagaaggagaaaagggatttCAGTAGAAGTTTCGTTCATGAAATACTAAATGAAGTCAAGGTGGGCGTGAGCTCTGTCCCGAGCACTGCAAGATACACTTTTAACAAAGATTACAAGATCGATTTATCTCTGTTCCTGTGCAGCATGGCAGCAGGAAGGTTTAAAGACATGCACGCGGCGTTCAAAAAAGCAAATCATCCAACTGTCTACCTGGAGAGCAAGAGAGAAGATTTCTTTAGATGCTTCCAGATTTCCTGCCAAGGAGCCACTTCTGTTACAACTTTTACTGTTTTCCTGTGTGAGAAGATTGCCCCAGCTCTTCGCCGGGCAGTTTACAACAAGACAGCTCTTAAGATAGCTGAGGCCATGCAAGATGAGGTCTCAGATTTCAAGAGGAACAGACGCTCTCTGGAAGTTCACATCCTGAAATACCTGGCAGAACAACAAAACTTTTCCTTGTTCAAGGAGTACATTCTTTTCCCAGAATCCTTTATGAAGAATTACATTCAGAGACGGGTTCAGGAGTACTGTTTTGGTGGGAACCAGAGGCTGAAGCAGCTTTTGGAGAGGTCTCTCTCTTCCTACTGTGACTGCCTCCAGACAGCTGTTTTTACATCAACCGACATTGTCCGAGAcagggcaggcagtgctgaCAAAATCTCTCTTTGGCTGGATCAGTTTTGCAGCAAGCTGGGGGAGGTGCTAAATTTGCCCAGAAGTGAGCTGAAGGCCATTGAGCAACAGGAGGTAACAGACATGGAGTTCCTGAACAACACCATGACACGGGCACTGGATGACCTGAGGAATGAGATCAAGAAAGGGTTTGTGAGTGCTAGTTTGAGCTCATTTGAAAATCAACCTCACACCATCCTGGCTGCACACTtctcagggtgctgggagcagtgtCCCTTCTGTGGGGCTGTTTGCACAAACACCATGAGGAACCACGATGGAGACCATCAGGTCATTTACCATCGCCCAGAAGCTTTGATGGGAGGATGGTGGTACCAAACTGAAAACATGGTTATTGATATTTGTTCTAGTTTAGTTGCAAGTGATTGTCAGTTCCTGCTTGATGGAAAGGGATGGATCCCCTACAAGAAATACCGGGATGCAGGGTTTCCTTATTCCTCTTGGAACATTCCTCCTGATCCATCCATGCAACTCTACTGGAAATGGTTTGTGTCTCGTTTCAGGACAGATCTGGAACAATGGCACAATAAGAAATTTCGTGGCAGAGGAGAAATCCCCCTCGAATGGACCAGAATTCTGAAGGAGGAAGCTCTCAGGGAACTGGAGAAGCATTAG